The Aerosakkonema funiforme FACHB-1375 genome contains a region encoding:
- a CDS encoding AAA family ATPase, which yields MLTLIEINGFKTFENFTLDLSPFGVILGPNAAGKSNLFDALRFLSQIAANNLRDAVKNLRGEAVELFRRQADGTRGTKMSFAVELLLFKEVRDPWGDTVEISHSRVRYEVEIELRQDERGLERLIVVREAALPILPENDRWRSLGQEPSSQFREAFFKYSRSTPWLTTVEAEGVRRFQILPDDNQAGRTHSATNAEATVLSSITSAEFPHLFAIREEMLAMRFLQLDPRQLRQPSATTAALELEPNGANLATVLARIQAQTATLSQPKGVIADIAADLASLIPGVVDVIVEEDEKDREYRIEIGYAHQQPFSSRVVSDGTLRVLALLTILHDPEHHGLVCFEEPENGVHPSRLMTLIQRLREGVTALSSLEVDEGEPFFQILVNSHSPVVLSCLEEGEAMFADLVSVVNPEIGSVSRKTRIRPVVTSNGKQEYVTRFEVERYLSSVDRER from the coding sequence TTCCCAAATAGCAGCAAATAACCTACGCGACGCCGTAAAAAATCTGCGTGGTGAAGCGGTTGAGCTATTCAGGCGACAAGCTGATGGTACAAGAGGTACGAAAATGTCTTTTGCCGTTGAGCTACTTCTCTTCAAAGAAGTCAGGGACCCTTGGGGTGATACGGTGGAAATTTCTCATTCAAGGGTGCGTTACGAAGTTGAAATTGAATTACGGCAAGATGAGCGAGGGTTGGAGCGACTTATTGTAGTCAGAGAAGCGGCTTTACCTATCTTGCCCGAAAATGACCGATGGCGATCGTTAGGACAAGAACCCTCCTCTCAATTTAGAGAGGCATTTTTCAAGTATTCTCGCTCCACACCTTGGTTAACAACAGTAGAAGCGGAAGGGGTGCGCCGTTTTCAAATTCTGCCAGATGATAATCAGGCAGGTCGCACGCACTCAGCCACAAATGCAGAAGCAACCGTGCTTTCTTCCATTACCAGTGCAGAATTTCCCCATTTGTTTGCCATTCGAGAAGAAATGCTCGCGATGCGTTTTCTTCAACTCGACCCCAGACAGTTACGACAACCGAGTGCTACCACTGCTGCTCTCGAACTGGAACCGAATGGCGCAAATTTAGCTACAGTGCTAGCCAGAATTCAAGCTCAAACAGCTACTTTAAGTCAGCCAAAGGGAGTTATTGCAGATATTGCTGCTGATTTAGCTTCTCTGATTCCCGGCGTAGTGGATGTAATTGTAGAGGAAGATGAGAAAGACCGGGAGTATCGGATTGAGATTGGTTACGCTCATCAACAGCCTTTTAGTTCTCGTGTAGTTTCCGACGGTACGTTGCGCGTTCTAGCTTTGCTGACAATCTTACATGACCCAGAGCATCACGGGTTGGTTTGTTTTGAAGAACCGGAAAATGGAGTTCATCCTTCTCGGTTGATGACGCTAATTCAAAGGTTGCGGGAGGGGGTAACTGCTCTCTCTTCTTTGGAAGTGGATGAGGGGGAACCGTTTTTTCAGATATTGGTTAACAGTCACTCGCCAGTGGTTCTCTCTTGTTTGGAGGAGGGAGAGGCAATGTTTGCTGATTTAGTTAGCGTTGTCAATCCGGAAATTGGTTCTGTAAGTCGGAAAACTCGAATTCGACCTGTGGTTACTTCTAATGGGAAGCAAGAGTATGTCACTCGCTTTGAGGTGGAACGGTATCTGAGTAGCGTTGACCGGGAGCGCTAA